Proteins encoded together in one Hydrogenoanaerobacterium saccharovorans window:
- a CDS encoding restriction endonuclease subunit S, with product MSKINKYSFSDLYEMSSGISTSKEQAGHGYPFVSFGTVFNNYFLPETITDLMNTSDKEQNTYSIKKDDILITRTSETIDELAMSCVALKDYPQTTYSGFTKRLRPKSGTTNICYSKYLAFYLRGYLFRNAVTNNAFMTLRASFNEDIFSFLNLYLPEYKQQTRIGNLLYSIEQKIQLNKKINAKLEDMAKTIYDYWFVQFDFPNAQGKPYRHSGGKMEYNETLKREIPKGWKVENLFSNSLASVIKPGVNLFKKKIYLATADVNNTAIGTGNLINYVTRESRANMQPTVNSVWFAKMKNSVKHLFLNKDMEYLINNSILSTGFCGLQCEENTFEYVASFISNSSFEIRKDTLAHGATQEAVNNSDLMQISIITPPLSVIENYHSKTKAFYSRISRCIQESLELTRLRDWLLPMLMNGQATVVDSDESLKNSPSEEKIINFDNRFELWLKNQGLAARGNIDRETLREIFDAMDDDDK from the coding sequence ATGAGTAAAATAAACAAGTATTCTTTTTCTGATTTATACGAAATGAGTTCAGGAATTTCCACATCTAAGGAACAAGCAGGACATGGATATCCTTTTGTTTCTTTTGGAACAGTCTTCAATAATTATTTTCTGCCAGAAACAATTACTGATTTAATGAACACTTCTGATAAAGAACAAAATACTTATTCAATAAAAAAGGATGATATTTTAATTACCCGTACAAGTGAAACTATTGACGAATTGGCTATGAGTTGTGTTGCATTGAAGGATTATCCCCAAACAACTTATAGCGGATTTACTAAGCGATTACGCCCTAAATCCGGAACAACAAACATATGTTATTCCAAATATTTAGCTTTCTATTTAAGAGGGTATTTGTTTAGAAACGCTGTTACAAATAATGCCTTTATGACTTTAAGAGCAAGTTTTAATGAAGACATATTCTCTTTTTTGAATTTGTATTTACCAGAATATAAGCAACAAACTAGAATTGGGAATTTGCTATATAGTATAGAGCAAAAAATCCAACTTAACAAAAAAATTAATGCGAAATTGGAAGACATGGCTAAAACTATCTATGATTATTGGTTTGTGCAGTTCGATTTTCCAAATGCCCAGGGCAAACCATACCGCCATAGTGGCGGTAAAATGGAATATAATGAAACTCTCAAAAGAGAGATACCTAAGGGGTGGAAAGTAGAAAATTTATTTAGTAATTCGCTTGCAAGTGTTATCAAACCAGGAGTTAATCTCTTCAAAAAGAAAATTTATTTAGCTACTGCAGATGTAAACAATACTGCTATTGGTACTGGAAATTTAATAAACTACGTAACAAGAGAAAGCAGAGCAAATATGCAACCGACTGTAAATTCGGTTTGGTTTGCTAAAATGAAAAATAGTGTTAAACATCTATTTTTAAATAAAGATATGGAATATTTAATAAATAATTCAATATTATCCACAGGCTTTTGTGGATTACAGTGTGAAGAAAACACATTCGAATATGTGGCTTCATTTATTTCAAATAGTAGCTTTGAAATTCGAAAAGATACATTGGCTCATGGTGCAACCCAAGAGGCTGTAAACAATAGTGATTTAATGCAAATATCAATTATTACACCACCTCTATCAGTTATTGAAAATTATCACAGTAAAACAAAAGCATTTTATTCACGTATTAGTAGATGCATTCAAGAAAGCCTCGAGCTAACTCGTCTCCGTGACTGGTTGCTTCCAATGCTCATGAATGGACAAGCTACGGTTGTAGATAGTGATGAATCATTGAAAAATTCACCTTCAGAAGAAAAGATTATTAATTTTGATAACCGCTTTGAACTATGGTTAAAAAATCAAGGTCTTGCTGCCCGTGGCAATATTGACAGAGAGACCTTGAGAGAAATTTTTGATGCGATGGATGACGATGACAAATAA
- a CDS encoding ImmA/IrrE family metallo-endopeptidase, with protein sequence MTNNQIEQKANEVLAAYLKKGGSHKIFAEIMQDEGIKYREVLSENQNFAGALTKGNSGQVYVMVNKSIENAGRKNFTIAHELGHYFLGHQLKTNYFFCLDSQISEESIATNDIEHEANYFASCFLMPEDKVRKAFFSMLKNSRKAKIKDFLHVKNDYTFSIWCGIRGDLMKRYGVSEAALRYRLKQLGLARFNF encoded by the coding sequence ATGACAAATAACCAAATAGAGCAAAAGGCAAATGAAGTATTGGCTGCATATCTCAAAAAAGGTGGAAGCCACAAAATCTTTGCTGAGATCATGCAGGATGAGGGTATTAAATATAGGGAAGTGCTATCGGAAAATCAAAACTTTGCAGGCGCATTAACAAAAGGAAATAGTGGTCAAGTCTATGTTATGGTTAATAAAAGCATAGAGAATGCCGGAAGAAAGAATTTTACTATTGCCCACGAGTTGGGACATTATTTTCTTGGTCATCAGCTAAAAACAAACTATTTCTTCTGTTTAGACAGCCAAATAAGCGAAGAAAGCATTGCGACAAATGATATCGAGCATGAGGCAAACTATTTTGCATCTTGTTTTCTTATGCCGGAAGATAAAGTTAGAAAAGCTTTTTTTAGCATGCTCAAAAACTCTCGTAAAGCAAAAATAAAAGACTTTCTTCATGTTAAAAATGATTACACTTTTAGCATTTGGTGCGGTATACGTGGCGACTTGATGAAACGCTACGGCGTTTCTGAAGCAGCACTTAGATATCGATTAAAGCAACTTGGTTTGGCACGATTTAATTTTTAA
- a CDS encoding DUF1801 domain-containing protein translates to MANNKLVDEYINSKESPQRDWLLLFIDYMRTNYPQIEETISYQMPTYILEKGKNRNYIAFGTPNTHFTLHTMDFDYIQKFHEQYPSSGKGKGCVNVDYSDGDMHKELLHSIDEIIKRHFNRQ, encoded by the coding sequence ATGGCAAATAATAAACTGGTAGATGAATATATCAACAGTAAAGAAAGCCCTCAAAGAGATTGGCTATTGCTGTTTATCGATTATATGCGAACAAATTATCCGCAAATAGAAGAAACGATATCATACCAAATGCCTACCTATATTTTGGAAAAAGGAAAGAACAGAAATTATATCGCATTTGGCACCCCAAACACCCATTTTACGCTTCACACAATGGATTTCGATTACATTCAAAAATTCCATGAGCAATACCCGTCTTCTGGTAAAGGCAAGGGGTGCGTTAATGTAGATTATAGTGATGGTGATATGCATAAAGAGTTGTTGCATTCCATAGATGAAATCATTAAGCGCCATTTTAACAGGCAGTAA
- a CDS encoding DUF2971 domain-containing protein gives MMALDTSAPQRYFLTDPQHTYSGCLYKYMSNLEYIKTAIKDKTIFLSHPSSFNDPFDGGFMMTEKALRKFSCKPSLIYQFIAQNLNTTEKTKLEHLISHGDFLRKIEEIISVISEKERFNPILTLLYMLFRADEFLKTRVQSPTVKYDSRLKIFCFSQTGKSFPMWAHYANNHQGVCLEYDAKNVQLSKDCDVPIEALTVVRYSDNYVTDDIEDNMRCFYKSDQWAYEKEVRIVCQMEGNVLKFPYLCNVILGVNMPQKMKDELAGFCLDNGVDVWCAEVDNNGTYDLSICQHGDIYKKYMERKLSYPLWKN, from the coding sequence ATGATGGCTTTGGATACTTCTGCACCGCAACGATATTTTTTAACAGACCCACAACATACATATAGCGGTTGCCTTTATAAATATATGTCGAATTTAGAGTACATAAAAACAGCGATAAAAGATAAAACAATCTTCTTAAGTCATCCTTCTTCATTTAATGACCCTTTTGATGGTGGATTTATGATGACAGAAAAAGCATTGAGAAAGTTTAGTTGTAAACCAAGTTTAATTTATCAGTTTATAGCACAAAACCTAAATACAACCGAAAAAACAAAGTTGGAGCATTTAATTTCTCACGGAGATTTTTTAAGAAAAATAGAAGAAATAATTAGTGTAATATCGGAAAAAGAAAGGTTTAATCCAATATTAACATTACTTTATATGTTATTTCGAGCAGATGAGTTTCTTAAGACAAGAGTTCAGTCTCCCACTGTTAAATACGATTCGAGACTTAAAATATTCTGCTTTAGCCAAACAGGAAAATCTTTTCCAATGTGGGCACATTATGCCAATAATCATCAAGGTGTATGTTTGGAATACGATGCAAAAAACGTACAGTTGTCAAAAGATTGTGATGTTCCTATTGAGGCTCTTACGGTTGTTAGGTATTCTGATAATTATGTCACAGATGACATTGAAGATAATATGCGATGTTTTTATAAAAGTGATCAGTGGGCTTATGAAAAAGAAGTACGCATTGTTTGCCAAATGGAGGGCAATGTGTTGAAATTTCCTTATTTATGTAATGTTATATTAGGGGTGAATATGCCTCAAAAGATGAAAGATGAACTTGCAGGTTTTTGTTTAGATAATGGTGTAGATGTTTGGTGTGCTGAAGTTGACAATAATGGAACATATGATTTGTCAATTTGTCAGCATGGTGATATATATAAAAAATATATGGAAAGAAAATTATCCTACCCATTATGGAAAAATTGA
- a CDS encoding HsdM family class I SAM-dependent methyltransferase: MNIQDIQTQTKAMIDDLKAVCTNFGLGNASSEYKIITEVFLYKFLNDKFIAEARQSIPEFKELDSSEIEEKLIKMSDDDYELFLVGVNPDTAKLKREHFIPYLYNRQNEDDFHKLVDDTLVDIANTNIAIFSVQTGGQSKIRLFDPISQHVIEQEKKDNFCRALVDKIAKCSFDHVFGQKYDFFATVFEYLIKDYNKDFGKYAEYYTPHSIASIIAKIMVPNGDKNVTVYDPAAGSGTLVLALAHEIGEKNCMIYTQDISQKSNEFLRLNLILNNLVLSLPNIVHEDTLINPRHLNKEKNDLMRFNYIVSNPPFKVDFSDNRNTLAGEKYKKRFFAGVPNVPNKDKSKMEIYLMFLQHIIYSLDDKGKAAVVVPTGFLTAASGIPKKIREHLVAKKMLRGVVSMPSNIFATTGTNVSILFIDKANKGKDVVLMDASKMGTKVKEDGKNQKTVLSPEEINKIIDTFNEAKVEDDFCVVVSLDDIKNKKYSFSAGQYFEVKIEYVEMTQDEFEQKITDFTTTLDSLFAEGRELESEIKKQLGRVKYE, from the coding sequence ATGAATATACAAGATATCCAAACACAAACCAAAGCCATGATTGATGACTTGAAAGCGGTCTGTACCAATTTTGGCCTTGGTAATGCCAGCAGTGAATATAAAATTATTACAGAGGTGTTTTTATATAAATTCTTAAATGATAAGTTTATTGCAGAAGCAAGACAATCAATTCCTGAATTTAAAGAACTTGACTCATCTGAAATAGAAGAAAAGCTGATCAAAATGTCAGATGATGATTATGAGTTGTTTCTGGTAGGTGTTAATCCAGATACTGCAAAACTTAAGCGGGAGCATTTTATTCCATATCTTTATAACCGCCAAAACGAAGATGATTTTCACAAGTTGGTTGATGATACACTGGTGGATATCGCAAATACGAATATAGCTATCTTCTCGGTACAGACCGGAGGACAGTCAAAAATTCGTTTGTTTGACCCTATTTCTCAACATGTAATTGAACAAGAAAAAAAAGATAATTTCTGCCGTGCGTTGGTCGATAAAATTGCAAAATGTAGCTTTGACCATGTGTTTGGGCAAAAATACGACTTTTTTGCAACTGTTTTTGAATATCTAATAAAAGACTATAATAAGGACTTTGGTAAGTATGCCGAGTACTATACACCACATTCTATCGCAAGTATCATTGCAAAAATTATGGTTCCAAATGGCGATAAAAACGTGACGGTATATGACCCTGCGGCAGGTTCTGGAACTCTTGTACTTGCCCTTGCTCACGAAATAGGTGAGAAAAACTGCATGATTTATACGCAGGATATTTCCCAAAAATCTAATGAGTTTTTGAGACTTAACTTAATTTTGAATAACCTTGTTCTTTCTCTACCCAATATTGTCCACGAGGATACTCTTATCAATCCTCGTCACTTGAACAAAGAGAAAAATGATTTGATGAGATTCAACTATATTGTGAGCAATCCACCTTTTAAAGTTGATTTTTCCGATAATAGAAATACACTTGCAGGTGAAAAATACAAAAAGCGTTTCTTTGCTGGTGTGCCGAACGTTCCAAATAAAGACAAGAGCAAAATGGAAATATACCTAATGTTTTTACAGCACATCATCTATTCGTTGGATGATAAAGGCAAGGCGGCAGTAGTTGTGCCCACAGGCTTTTTAACCGCAGCATCGGGTATACCAAAGAAAATCCGTGAACATCTGGTAGCAAAGAAAATGTTACGAGGTGTGGTTTCCATGCCATCAAATATTTTTGCGACAACCGGTACCAATGTTTCCATTTTGTTTATAGACAAGGCAAACAAAGGCAAAGATGTGGTACTGATGGATGCTTCAAAGATGGGTACAAAGGTAAAAGAGGACGGTAAAAACCAAAAAACCGTTCTATCTCCTGAAGAAATTAACAAAATTATTGATACCTTTAATGAAGCAAAAGTTGAAGATGACTTCTGCGTTGTGGTAAGCCTTGATGATATTAAAAACAAAAAATACTCATTTAGTGCGGGACAGTATTTTGAAGTAAAGATTGAGTATGTGGAAATGACACAGGATGAGTTTGAGCAGAAAATAACAGATTTCACCACAACACTGGACAGTCTGTTTGCTGAGGGCAGAGAGCTGGAAAGCGAGATAAAAAAGCAACTAGGACGTGTGAAATATGAGTAA